The genomic stretch GAAGAACCAGCATCAGAATGTGCTGCTCGCTTGTAAGTTTGCTGCTGTTTCTCTGGGTTTCGGCATGTATCATCGCTAATGCAAGCATTGCGCAGGCATCACCGGCTGTTCCCGACCGGACGAACTTGTCAACCGCAGACCACTCTAAATTCAAGGAGTTACAAAAGGTCTTCGCGTCCGGGCCGGAAGTTACTCAGGCATGCCTTTCGTGCCATACCGAGGCGGCCTCCCAGCTTCGTCACACATTTCACTGGACGTGGGTGCCGGATGAACCAGGCGATACATGCCTTGGGAAAGCCCGGTATTTGAATAATCTCTGAGTAACGCCTCAATCCAACTGGTGCAGGTGTACCAGCTGCCACATAGGTTATGGTTGGAAGGACAAGGCATTCGACTTCAGCGCCCAGGATCGGATCGATTGCCTGGCCTGTCATGACACGACGGGGACGTACAAAAAGTTTCCCACCGGATGCGGCCATCCGGCGTATGAAACGAAACAGTTCGGCGGCAAAACATTTCAACCTGCCGATCTTTCTTCTGTCGCCCAGCATGTGGGCAGAACAAGCAGAGCAACATGCGGTGCCTGCCATTTCTATGGCGGTGGAGGAGACGGCATCAAACACGGTGAACTGAACTCTCTGCTGGTGGCTCCCTCCAAGGCGATCGATGTCCATATGGATGTCGAGGGGCTGGACTATCGATGCACGACATGTCACACCACGGTCGATCACGTGATCCCGGGGAGATACTATGTCTATCCGGCGCAGAATGCCCACCGGTATGCCGTGCCGCATGATAAGGAAAATCTTATCGGGTGTGAGACATGCCACGGCGCAGCGCCTCATCCGGATTCGGCTACGCTGAACGATCACGTCGCCACTGTTTCTTGCCAGGCCTGCCATATTCCGACGATCGGCAGGGGCGGCAAATCAACACTCGTCGGCTGGGATTGGAGCACGGCGGGAAAATTTGACGAGAACCAGAAATTTATTGTGAAAAAAGATGCGGCCGGCAATGTCAGTTATCATACCATGAAGGGTGACCTGGCATGGAACCAGTCGTTCGTTCCGGAATATCGATGGTATACGGGGGGCATGACATATCATTGTGCCGACGACCCCGTTGATGCTGCCGAAGTGCTCTCGATGAACAGCCCCGAGGGCGCGTATGGTCTCGAGGGAGCTAAGATATTCCCCTTCAAGGTTCTCCGCGGCACGCAGATATATGACCCCGTCACCAGCGTCCTGATCGTGCCGAAACTGTTCGGTCCGAAGGGAATGGGTGCCTACTGGGCGGATTTTGACTGGAAGAGATCAGCGACGGCGGGCATGGCTGAGGTGGGCAAGCCCTTCAGCGGTGAGATCGGGTTTGTTGAGACGGAATCCTACTGGCCGGTCACCCACATGGTAGCGCCGAAGGAAGAGTCTCTGCAATGCGACGCCTGCCACAGCAGGAACGGCCGGCTCGCACAGCTCGGCGGTTTTTATCTTCCCGGTCGGGACGCGTCTTCCGTCCTCGATACCGCCGGCTGGATCCTGGTCATACTGACACTTATCTGCGTGATCGCGCATATCCTGTTGCGTGTATATTTCACTACGATGAAGAGGGAACGATCATGAAAAAAGAAATCCTTTTATATACCGTGTTCGAACGTCTCTGGCACTGGACCCAGATGCTGCTTATTTTTTTACTGGTCATCACCGGTTTTGAGGTACACGGTTCCTGTCACATCGTCGGGTTCAAAGATGCCTGCATGTACCATGACTATTTTGGATGGGCACTCGTTACCCTGACGGTGTTCGGGATCTTCTGGCATCTCGTGACCGGTGAATGGAAACAGTACATTCCCAATGTCACTAATATCATGGGTGTTGCTTTTTATTACTTCATCGGCATGTTCAAAGGGCATCCGCATCCCTTTCAGAAGTCCCGTGAACGCAAACTGAACCCTCTCCAGCAGGTATCGTATCTTTTTTTCGTGTTCCTGTTGCTGGTGCAGGTCATAAGCGGTGTGCTGTATTATTTCCCCGTATGGAGTAAAAAGTTTGTCGGGCTGAGCCTGGAGACGATAGCGCTTGTCCATACGGCCGTCGCTTTTCTCATGATCTCGTTCATTATCGTGCATATCTGCATGGCGACAACGGGACCGACGATCTTCACATATATAAAGTCGATGATAACCGGTCGGGAGGAAATAGAACAATTCGAGGATTATACAACGAAGTGATAACGTGATGGCCGAGGTCTGCTACGTCGCCATATTGATAGAGACCCGACTGAAAATACGAGGGAGATCCCACGATAATACCCCGTGCCGATGTTATCTTCATACTTGTTCGCTGCGCAGTTCGTAACCGCTCGCCGCTTTCCTGTCGAATAGTTCATTCGATCACCGATGCCACGACCATGTCGGACAGGCGCTGATGCCGCATGAAGCTCCTTCCCTCCTCCATTAGTCCGGCGGAAAGGAATATATAGGTGAGCTCTTTTTCCGGATCAACCCAGAACATGGTTGAACCGGCACCTAAACCGGCATATGTCCAGGGCGAGGTATTCAAGCCCAACGGAGTTGGAAACATTCCCTCCCCCCTCAGAAAAAAGGTGAGGCCGAGATATGCGGGGATCTCCGGCCATCCGTACATCTCCCGCATATGGTCCATCAAATGATTCGGCAGATCGCCGGTGTGATTTGTCGTTGCGAGATCGACGGTTTCCGGGCTCAGCAGTCGTTTTCCGTTCAGCTCACCGCCCTGGCGAAGCATTTCCGTGAAGAGAAAGATATCATGAGCGGTCGAAACGACCCCTCCTGAGGGCAACTCGGTATCTTCAGCAGCGATGTAGTTCATCGACTCAATGAGGAAGGGTTCGAAAATACCCGGGGTCAGGTCGCGGACAATGATCGGCACGATCTTCTTCCTCAGTTTGTCAGGCAGGCCCAGGGCGGTGCTTTTCATGCCCAACGGCTCAAAGACGTCTTCTTTCATGATCGTCCGGAAGGGCCGTTTCCGTTCATCCAGCCGTTGGACCATGGCGGCAACCAGGGCAAGAGAAGTAACGGGATTGTAAGTGATGATCGTCCCAGGCATATACAGAAGCCGCTCAAGACAGAATGCCTTGACGACTTCTTCAATATTTCCAAGCTTGTCTACGGGAAGGGTAAAGGGGATCTCCGTATTTAATCCGCTCATATGGGTGAGGATGTGCAGGACGGTTATGTTCTGCTTACCCTTGGTGCCGAACTCGGGAATGACGTCTTTGATAGGTGTTGTCAGTGTGAATTTCCCCTCTTCGATTGCCATCAGGACCCTGACGGTCGTCATTTGCTTGGTCAGTGACATGATGAAGAATATGTCGTCCTTTTTTGCTTTGCGCTTTTTCGCCAGGTCTGTATGGCCGACAGCCTCGAACATGGCAATTTCACCATGTCGGGCGACGATGAAGACGGCACCGTCATAGAGACCTTTTGCAGTATCTTCCGTGATTACCTTCTTCAACTTCCGTAAACGATCCGGATCAAGCCCCAGTTTCTTCGCGTTGCCGATGTCCGTTTTTCCGATCTTTGCTTTCGCCATTTTACCCCCTCCTTTTCGTAGGATGTTTCGTTGATGATGTTTTGTTTCACCCTTCAGTCAGCACACTACGCCACATGTTATGCCAGAGTTCTGTTAATTTCAAATGTTAGAAGCGGAAGATCAGCGATTTCGGTTACCTGAGACCTGATTGAAATTAGTCTCATGCTGCTTTATTATGATTCTTCTCCCATTTGGTTGCAGAAAAGGGTTCGCAGTTTTGAGGTTTCTGGGTTTCAAGGTTTCGAGGGTCCAAGGGTTGTATTGTTTTCGGAGTGATAAAAAGATCAAGTCTACCGTTGACCCATGTTATATTGCAAGACCTGACCCCACCTTTGTGCTTTGAACCGGCCTTTTCGGGAATTATCAATCCTTCTGGTTTCGGTCTTCCCTGGGGATGTAATGCCGGATCGTCTCACCCTGGTAGATCTGCCGCGGCCGGCAGAGGCGACGGTTCGGATCGTCGTGACTTTCCTTCCATTGAGCGATCCAGCCGGGCAGGCGGCCGATGGCGAACATGACGGGAAACATGTTCAGGGGGATGTTCAACGCCCGCAGAAGAATTCCGCTGTAGAAATCGACATTTACATAAAGCTGGTGATCGATGAAGTAAGGGTCCTTCTCGACCACGTCCTTGAGCTTCCGGGCGATATCAAGCAGCGGGTCATGGCGCTTCAGTTTGTCGAGTATCCGTTCGACCACCTTTTCGAGGATCGGCGCCCGGGGGTCATGGGTCTTGTACACCCGGTGGCCGAACCCGTACAGCCGGAAGGAATCCTCCCGGGTCTTGGCGCGTTCGATGAAGGGCTGGATGTCACCTCCGCTGTCATGTATCTTCTGGAGCATTTCGTAGACGGCCTGATTCGCTCCGCCGTGCAGGGGACCCCAGAGGGCGCTGATCCCCGCGGATACGGCGGCGTAGAGATTCACGTTCGCGCTGCCCACCAGGCGAACCGCCGAGGTGGAACAGTTCTGTTCGTGGTCCGCGTGAAGGATCCAGAACACCTCAAGAGCCCTGACGACATCGGGATCGATCTCATAGGGCCTGACCGTCGAATCGAACATCATGTTCAGAAAATTCGCGCAGTACTTGAGATCATACCGGGGGTACACGACCCGGTCACCCTTTGATATCCGGTAGGATACGGCGGCAAGGGTCCGCACTTTCGAGAGAAGCCGTGTGAAGGTGAGCCGGAGCTGTTCTTCGCGGTCCAGTTCCCGCAGCTCGGGGTAAAAGGCCCGCAACGCGTTCACCATGGACGAGAGAATACCCATGGGATGGGTCCTCGGTGGATAGTGGCGGAAGAAGTTCAGCATGTCCTCGTGGACGAGGGAATGCTCGTTGAGCATTTCGGAAACGGCGGACAGGGTACGCTCGGAGGGCAGATCCCCGAAAATGAGAAGGTAGGCCGTTTCGACGAAGGTCGATTGCGCGGCCAGCTCTTCGATGGGGATACCCCGGTATCGGAGAATGCCATCTTCCCCGTTCATGTAGGAGATGCTGCTGACGCAGCTTCCCGTATTGGCGAAACCCGGGTCAAGGGTAATGACCCCCGTGTCTCTCCTGAGATTGGTGATATCGATGGCCCGTTCGCCCTCGGTACCCGTCACGATGGGTAATTCATAGGCCTTGCCGTCGATGATGAGTTGAGCGGTATCTCCCACAAAACGACTCCTTTCGCGGGCGCAATAAACGTGAGTTAATATCAGAAAAGGATCCGGATTACCAGTAATTTGTAATACAAAAGAAACACAGATACAGGCGCGGCGGTCAGCTCCCCCGAGGTGATTTTCAGGGAATTCCTTTCCATGAATCAGGGTTTCCCCGATGGATAAAAAACGTTTTTTCCGCCACAGTGCATTCGACGGGTAAGGCTGCACAGAGACCCGCAAGGAGGTCACGGAAATGGAAAAAAATGCAAAACTCAAAAGGATTCCCGGTATCGAGACCATTTTGACACCCGATATGCACAGCATTACGAACGGTGTCGGTCCCCTGTATAACTACTTTTTCCCCACCATCAAGGCGGGGCTGAACTGGCTTGCCGAGCGGTGCGAGGAGCAGAACGGCATGCACGTGGAGGTCAAGAACGGCGGCGGTCCCATCATGGTCGACAGGGACACCAATTTCATTCTTTTCGGCAGTGCTTCCATCCTGCTGTCCCGGATCTGTGAATATTCCCGGGCCAAAAACGTTCTCATTTCCCTTGAGAAGAACGGCAAAGGCATTACAGTCAGCGTCGAAGAGGACGGCATCGGCTTCGATGCGGCCGATACGGATTCCCTGCTTCAGTATTCAAAGGAACATGAGCTGACCAGGATAAATGATCATCTGCGCTTCTTCGGTGGTCACCTTGCCGTTGAATCACGGAAGGATGCGGGGACGCGGGTATCCGTCACCGTGCCCACCGCGGCATTGAACTGAGGAAGCGAGGCAATGCGGGGTGCCGGATACACATCGGTACCTGCATGATGGAACGAACATTCAGGGATGCGTGATGATACGGTTGGATGACCTGGCGGCGTTTTTCCGGTGTCACGTGTCCCTTTTTGTATCCCCCCAGATGTCGGACACCTCGCTGACACGGCTGATGAGCTGCCGGTAAAGCGTATCCTCGTCCTCGATGCTCAGCGTGAGTGCCCCCTCGGGACAGATCTCGACACAGCGGCCGCAGCCCTTGCAGCTTTCTCCCGGTGAAGCGACGCCGTCCTTCAGTTCCATGGCGGCCACGAAGCAGCGGTCGACACAGAGATTGCAGCCGGTGCATTTTGCGGCGTCGACGGTGATGGAAACGCCGGGCAGCCCCTGGTAGGCACGTTCCAGGTTGGGACCCCGTTTCTGCATGTGCGTCCGGTACAGGCAGCAGCAGTCGCAGCAGAAGCAGATGAACATGAGCCGGGTGAAATTGGTCAGGCCGAAGGCGACGGGATCGATCCAGACGTGGGCGACGTTGGCGATCAACCCCGCTTTCGAGGCCTTTCGTACATGTTCGATGGC from Deltaproteobacteria bacterium encodes the following:
- a CDS encoding tetrathionate reductase family octaheme c-type cytochrome, which encodes MGYGWKDKAFDFSAQDRIDCLACHDTTGTYKKFPTGCGHPAYETKQFGGKTFQPADLSSVAQHVGRTSRATCGACHFYGGGGDGIKHGELNSLLVAPSKAIDVHMDVEGLDYRCTTCHTTVDHVIPGRYYVYPAQNAHRYAVPHDKENLIGCETCHGAAPHPDSATLNDHVATVSCQACHIPTIGRGGKSTLVGWDWSTAGKFDENQKFIVKKDAAGNVSYHTMKGDLAWNQSFVPEYRWYTGGMTYHCADDPVDAAEVLSMNSPEGAYGLEGAKIFPFKVLRGTQIYDPVTSVLIVPKLFGPKGMGAYWADFDWKRSATAGMAEVGKPFSGEIGFVETESYWPVTHMVAPKEESLQCDACHSRNGRLAQLGGFYLPGRDASSVLDTAGWILVILTLICVIAHILLRVYFTTMKRERS
- a CDS encoding cytochrome b/b6 domain-containing protein, which codes for MKKEILLYTVFERLWHWTQMLLIFLLVITGFEVHGSCHIVGFKDACMYHDYFGWALVTLTVFGIFWHLVTGEWKQYIPNVTNIMGVAFYYFIGMFKGHPHPFQKSRERKLNPLQQVSYLFFVFLLLVQVISGVLYYFPVWSKKFVGLSLETIALVHTAVAFLMISFIIVHICMATTGPTIFTYIKSMITGREEIEQFEDYTTK
- a CDS encoding beta-lactamase family protein → MAKAKIGKTDIGNAKKLGLDPDRLRKLKKVITEDTAKGLYDGAVFIVARHGEIAMFEAVGHTDLAKKRKAKKDDIFFIMSLTKQMTTVRVLMAIEEGKFTLTTPIKDVIPEFGTKGKQNITVLHILTHMSGLNTEIPFTLPVDKLGNIEEVVKAFCLERLLYMPGTIITYNPVTSLALVAAMVQRLDERKRPFRTIMKEDVFEPLGMKSTALGLPDKLRKKIVPIIVRDLTPGIFEPFLIESMNYIAAEDTELPSGGVVSTAHDIFLFTEMLRQGGELNGKRLLSPETVDLATTNHTGDLPNHLMDHMREMYGWPEIPAYLGLTFFLRGEGMFPTPLGLNTSPWTYAGLGAGSTMFWVDPEKELTYIFLSAGLMEEGRSFMRHQRLSDMVVASVIE
- a CDS encoding 4Fe-4S binding protein; protein product: MFDFLKYGPPKKMVRVMIRLSWPIMIVAKRLSSYPPFKWIINPFFAYPWNEVTAIPIQETVVPPDNLVLPRRVVERFVSSVDDLFILDECICRTKLGCKEYPADLGCMALGPSIKRLHPSHGRKVTREEAIEHVRKASKAGLIANVAHVWIDPVAFGLTNFTRLMFICFCCDCCCLYRTHMQKRGPNLERAYQGLPGVSITVDAAKCTGCNLCVDRCFVAAMELKDGVASPGESCKGCGRCVEICPEGALTLSIEDEDTLYRQLISRVSEVSDIWGDTKRDT
- a CDS encoding citrate synthase, whose amino-acid sequence is MGDTAQLIIDGKAYELPIVTGTEGERAIDITNLRRDTGVITLDPGFANTGSCVSSISYMNGEDGILRYRGIPIEELAAQSTFVETAYLLIFGDLPSERTLSAVSEMLNEHSLVHEDMLNFFRHYPPRTHPMGILSSMVNALRAFYPELRELDREEQLRLTFTRLLSKVRTLAAVSYRISKGDRVVYPRYDLKYCANFLNMMFDSTVRPYEIDPDVVRALEVFWILHADHEQNCSTSAVRLVGSANVNLYAAVSAGISALWGPLHGGANQAVYEMLQKIHDSGGDIQPFIERAKTREDSFRLYGFGHRVYKTHDPRAPILEKVVERILDKLKRHDPLLDIARKLKDVVEKDPYFIDHQLYVNVDFYSGILLRALNIPLNMFPVMFAIGRLPGWIAQWKESHDDPNRRLCRPRQIYQGETIRHYIPREDRNQKD